A genomic segment from uncultured Marinifilum sp. encodes:
- a CDS encoding glucosaminidase domain-containing protein — translation MKYLFYTLLFVLILVSACTKKPTYKQVNVIPEYAEIQSKEDIFSFTDTCIIPYVYTKVISLKKLSVKEKKLKFVEMLLPSILFIQHDLNEKIKRLEHIESWISKNQEFIKSDSIFLFDLYEQYNCLAIEELKIRLKPHAPSIVLGQAAIESGWGSSRFFQEGNNVFGIWSYNAGENRIKALVGRDSTSIYVRKYPSIEASIRDYYQTIAKVNAYKEFRNKRSKITDPYKLVPLLFRYSEVGDVYTDYLYKIIKNNDLTKYDKYTISEEYLKEERIDLSR, via the coding sequence ATGAAATATTTATTCTATACATTACTTTTTGTGCTTATTTTAGTTTCGGCATGTACAAAAAAGCCTACCTATAAGCAAGTAAATGTAATTCCAGAATACGCTGAAATTCAATCTAAAGAAGACATATTTAGCTTTACAGATACGTGTATTATTCCTTATGTATACACTAAAGTTATTTCCTTAAAAAAACTATCGGTTAAAGAAAAAAAACTAAAGTTTGTGGAAATGTTACTTCCATCCATTCTTTTTATTCAACACGATTTAAATGAGAAAATTAAGCGTTTAGAACATATCGAATCGTGGATATCAAAAAATCAAGAATTCATTAAAAGTGATAGTATTTTCTTGTTCGATTTATATGAACAATACAATTGCTTAGCAATTGAGGAATTAAAAATCAGGTTAAAACCACATGCACCCAGTATTGTTTTGGGACAGGCGGCAATTGAATCTGGATGGGGATCTTCTCGTTTTTTTCAGGAAGGAAATAATGTGTTTGGAATATGGTCGTACAATGCTGGCGAAAATAGAATAAAAGCATTAGTTGGAAGAGATTCTACCAGTATTTATGTGCGAAAATATCCTAGTATAGAAGCATCGATAAGAGATTATTACCAAACAATAGCCAAAGTTAATGCCTATAAAGAATTCAGAAATAAAAGATCGAAAATAACAGATCCTTATAAATTGGTACCATTATTGTTTCGTTACTCCGAAGTAGGAGATGTTTATACCGATTATCTGTATAAAATTATTAAAAATAACGATTTAACTAAATATGATAAGTATACCATAAGTGAGGAATACTTAAAAGAAGAAAGAATAGATTTAAGCCGTTAA